In one Nicotiana sylvestris chromosome 8, ASM39365v2, whole genome shotgun sequence genomic region, the following are encoded:
- the LOC104232224 gene encoding BAG family molecular chaperone regulator 6-like has translation MESPFYGSYWSQPTRPRYSSNMRGIPVRPIHQNAIGIKPVVEIPVHFVGSDPERSVSSLKTQKPKPNQSVFAIRIQKVFRGFLVRKNVKKIISIRKEVDEIERKILCGEMAELIRRDERERLRVNETLMSLLLKLDSVRGVDSGVRDCRKSVIKKVISLQEKIDFIVSAGNQIAVEEENKYSDSDEVPRLVNQTEDIPHSTGNQDKNEKSTCQSEVSDLLEQSVEAENQAALNCAKKEEKTQVEGECDAAPASIEKPDELPEVSVERGEVGDVIEGIDEEENKAGLHGENESRKNRELMEKMVEENEKMMRMMNELCQRNEMQTQMLNSLAQRVAQLEKAFLCDKLKAKTKKKRHTS, from the coding sequence ATGGAAAGCCCATTCTACGGAAGCTATTGGTCCCAGCCGACTCGCCCTCGCTATTCCTCAAACATGAGAGGAATACCCGTGCGGCCGATACACCAAAATGCTATCGGTATTAAGCCGGTTGTTGAGATTCCGGTCCACTTCGTCGGTTCGGATCCAGAGCGGTCCGTTTCCTCATTGAAGACTCAGAAACCTAAGCCGAATCAGTCCGTATTCGCCATAAGGATTCAGAAGGTTTTCAGAGGGTTTTTAGTGAGAAAAAACGTGAAGAAAATTATATCAATACGAAAAGAGGTGGACGAAATTGAGCGCAAGATTTTGTGCGGCGAAATGGCGGAGTTGATTCGGAGAGACGAAAGGGAGAGGTTGCGGGTGAATGAGACGCTGATGTCTCTGCTTTTGAAATTGGATTCCGTTCGTGGAGTTGATTCCGGTGTTAGGGACTGCAGAAAGTCTGTGATTAAAAAGGTAATCTCTTTGCAAGAGAAAATTGACTTTATTGTTTCCGCAGGTAATCAAATTGCAGTCGAAGAGGAGAATAAATACAGCGATTCCGATGAAGTCCCTAGACTGGTCAATCAGACAGAAGACATCCCCCATTCCACAGGAAATCaggacaaaaatgaaaaatcgacATGTCAGAGTGAAGTTTCTGATCTATTGGAGCAGAGTGTGGAAGCAGAAAATCAAGCAGCATTGAATTGTgcgaagaaagaagagaaaacacAAGTAGAGGGCGAATGCGATGCAGCGCCGGCATCAATTGAGAAGCCTGATGAGTTGCCGGAGGTAAGTGTGGAGAGAGGCGAAGTAGGAGATGTGATTGAAGGGATTGATGAGGAGGAGAATAAAGCAGGTTTACATGGGGAAAATGAGAGTAGAAAAAACAGAGAGTTGATGGAGAAAATGGTGGAAGAAAACGAGAAGATGATGAGAATGATGAATGAGCTGTGCCAAAGAAACGAAATGCAAACGCAGATGCTGAATTCGCTGGCGCAGAGGGTGGCGCAATTAGAGAAAGCTTTCCTATGTGATAAGTTGAAggcaaagacaaagaaaaagaggCATACTTCTTAA